The region TTCCATCTTCCACGGATAGACCACGAGCTCCCTCGTCAACACAATAAACTTGTTCAACACATAGTCGAGCAGGATCGTGCTGTCAGGGAGTATCACACGCTCCGCGGAAGAATGACTGATGTCGCGTTCGTGCCAGAGCGGCATGTCCTGCAGCGCGACCTGCGCGTTGGCCCTTATGACACGGGCGCACCCGCACACCCTTTCGCAGATGATCGGGTTGCGCTTGTGTGGCATCGCCGACGAACCTGTCTGGCCCTCGCGGAACGGTTCCTCGACTTCCATCACCTCGGTCTTCTGCAACGCCCTGATTTCAGTCGCGAACTTCTCGAGCGATGACGCGGAGATGGCAAGCGCCATCATGAACTCGGCGTGACGGTCTCGCTGAATTATCTGGTTGGACGCCTCGGCGGGCTTCAGCCCAAGTTGCTCGCACACGTACTTCTCCACGAACGGGTCGATGCTGGCGTAAGTCCCTACCGCGCCTGATAGCTTTCCAACAGAGACGGTTTCCTTCGCCCTCTTTAACCTGTCCAGGTTGCGTCGCGTCTCGAACGCCCATACCGCGAGCTTGAGCCCGAAAGTTATCGGCTCGGCGTGGACTCCGTGGGTACGCCCCATCATTGGCGTGTCGCGGAACTCGAGCGCGCGATTTTTGAGGATCCCCAGGAGATTGCTGGTGTCCTCGATGAGTATGTCCGCGGCGTCGCGC is a window of Candidatus Anoxymicrobium japonicum DNA encoding:
- a CDS encoding adenylosuccinate lyase, whose protein sequence is MIERYSLPGMKDIWSDRARMHNWLQIETLAAEAMSKFGIVPPGDLELIKRKASFDVEKVLEIEKRTRHDVVAFIENLAMNIGPPARWLHYGMTSSDVLDTGLAVQLRDAADILIEDTSNLLGILKNRALEFRDTPMMGRTHGVHAEPITFGLKLAVWAFETRRNLDRLKRAKETVSVGKLSGAVGTYASIDPFVEKYVCEQLGLKPAEASNQIIQRDRHAEFMMALAISASSLEKFATEIRALQKTEVMEVEEPFREGQTGSSAMPHKRNPIICERVCGCARVIRANAQVALQDMPLWHERDISHSSAERVILPDSTILLDYVLNKFIVLTRELVVYPWKMEKNIELTQGLVFSEKILLSLVGKGATRQDAYNMVQRNAMRAARGEEDFMQGLIHDAEVGKYLSPEEIDFCFDLSGSLRRLDEVFARLESLDVR